The genomic DNA AAGTCCTGTATCACTGCATAAATCTTGTGTAGAACACCCTTCATATCCTCTTAACCAAAATGTTTTCATTGCAACATCTACAATTGAGGAATAATTAAACTCTCGAGGTCTGCCGCGTTTATTCAATCGTATCCTCCTCTCATTTTAAAGATAACATTAATAGAATACTCTTTTTTGTACCGCGCGGTCAATAATTTTATTTTATTGTTACTGTAAAATAAAATTTGATTATTTTAGATTACGAATAATTAAAAATAGGCTTCTTTAGCATACCTACCTTTCTATAAATTACTAGATTAGCTTGATGGGTATGGAGTAGTGCGCCTATAAACAAAACCCTCCAGAAACATCTAAAATTTGCCCTGTTACCCAGCGACTATCAGAAGAAGCAAGGAATGCGACTGCATCTGCAATATCTTCAACTTGCCCTATTCGTCCGAACACAGATGAATTCGTAGCAAAACTTCGTATTTCTGGATCATCTAGCAATTTCGCATTCATATCTGTCTTCGTATATCCAGGCATAATTGTATTCACTGTTATACCTCTTTCTCCAAGATGTTTAGCTAGAGGAAGTGTCATCGTATTTAGTGCACCTTTACTTAAACCGTATGCAATGGACCCTGTAAAACCAAGTCTTACTTCAGCTGATGAAATGTTAATAACGCGCCCTTCTGCTCGTAGTAATGGTAATGTTTGCTGAATTAAAAAGAACGGTGCCTTCATATTTACTGCCATAATTTCATCAATAACTTCTTCTGTCGTATCTTCAATCGTTCCTTGTGTACCTATCCCTGCATTGTTTACTAAAATATCAATCTCTGATGTACCAACTCTTATTTGTAATTCATTCTTTAATTGTTCTATTAGCTTTTTGACACCATCAATTGAATTGAGATCTGCTTCAATTAAGAACGCTTTTCCTCCATTGGATTCAATCTCACGAATCGTTGCATCTGCAGCTATTTTATTTCGGCCGTAGTGAATCGCTACTAATGCACCGTCGTTTGCCAATCTCATCGCAATCGCACGACCAATACCGCGACTTGCCCCTGTTACTAACGCGACTTTCCCATCAAGATTCTTCATTTCTTCCATCCTTCCTAAATTTCCGTTTGATAAAAACCTATACTTATATTTTCATGTAAACACCAATAATTTTAAATATAGATTTATAGGTAATTCAGTTCGTTGGCTTATGATATTATAGTTATAATTCATGATTTACTTTAGAAAACAAAATAAGGAGGCTACACAATGCAAAACGCTGTAAAACTGGATGAAATTGATCATAAAATAATGAACTTGTTGTATGAAAATGCGAGAATTTCCGTTTCAGAAATAGGACGAATTATATCCATGACGCAGCCTGCTGTAAAAGAGCGTATTAATAAACTTGAAGATCAAGGAGTTATAGCGGCTTACCGAACGAAATTTGAGCCTTCCAAAATTAATAAGAACATTCAAGCATTCATCATGTTTAAAACGAGCCAATGCTCTGATTTTATCCAATATTGTAATGCCGCTCCTGAAGTAACAGATTTATATCGAATTAGCGGAGAGTTTAATTATATGATGAAGGTCATGAGCGATTCGATGGATTCTCTCGCTACATTTTTAGACTCTTTAATGCAATTTGGCTTATCATCTCCTTTAATTGTATTAAAGAGTGAGTTTGAGGAAAAATTGTCGTTCTGATAAAGGGATACGTATTATCCCCCGCTAACAGTAAAAGTTTTTCCTTTATGAGAAAAACCAACAAAATCAATGATTAGTAAACAAAAAAAGAACATTGATATTTCAATGTTCTTTTTTATATCTCTACTTATTAATTAGATTGTGCTTCGAAAAGAGCACCTTAATCCCCTTATCCCTGATTCTTCTGCGCCTCTCTAAACTCCCCCTTCACCCTCTCTAACAGCCCTTCTTCCGTAATTAATCGATACGCTGTATTTGCTAATGCTTTTGCGGATGTAATTAATGCTTTATCTCCTAATTCTGAGCGTGCTGCTTTTCTAAATTCATTCGTATGTGCAATTAAGTCATCTGGGCCGATTTTAATGTACGGGTGAATGGTCGGTACGACTTGGCTTACGTTTCCTGCGTCGGTTGAACCAATGCCAAGTCTTTCTTTACGATTTACTTCTTCACCTAGTAATTCTAGTTCTTCCGCTACGATGTCGTTATATGTCTTTGTTACGAGTAATTCATCGATTTCATTTTGGAATTGATGGATTTTTACTTTCGTACCTGTTGCTAGCGCTGCCCCTTGTGCGATGTTTTTCACTTTCTCTGTTACTTCCGCACATCTTTTTCGCGTTGCTGCACGAATGAAGAACCTTGCTGCGGCGTAGTCAGGAATAATGTTAGGTGCCTTTCCTCCTTCTGTAATAACGCCATGAATCTTCACATCTGACGGAAGTTGTTGACGAAGTGCGTTAATACTGTTGTACAGCTGAATAACCGCATCTAATGCGTTAATCCCTTCTTCAGGTGAAGCTGCAGCATGAGCTGTTTTTCCGTAAAAATGAAAATCAAGTGGATCAACTGCTAGTGAAGGACT from Bacillus basilensis includes the following:
- a CDS encoding SDR family oxidoreductase — protein: MKNLDGKVALVTGASRGIGRAIAMRLANDGALVAIHYGRNKIAADATIREIESNGGKAFLIEADLNSIDGVKKLIEQLKNELQIRVGTSEIDILVNNAGIGTQGTIEDTTEEVIDEIMAVNMKAPFFLIQQTLPLLRAEGRVINISSAEVRLGFTGSIAYGLSKGALNTMTLPLAKHLGERGITVNTIMPGYTKTDMNAKLLDDPEIRSFATNSSVFGRIGQVEDIADAVAFLASSDSRWVTGQILDVSGGFCL
- a CDS encoding Lrp/AsnC family transcriptional regulator, whose product is MQNAVKLDEIDHKIMNLLYENARISVSEIGRIISMTQPAVKERINKLEDQGVIAAYRTKFEPSKINKNIQAFIMFKTSQCSDFIQYCNAAPEVTDLYRISGEFNYMMKVMSDSMDSLATFLDSLMQFGLSSPLIVLKSEFEEKLSF
- a CDS encoding M20 family metallopeptidase, giving the protein MGATGVTSQRKTIEESIERNKEKYIETSHDIHANPEIGNQEFYASRTLSLLLGSAGFQLQHNIAGHETGFIARKSSGKQGPVIAFLAEYDALPGLGHACGHNLIGTISVAAAIALSETLEEIGGEVVVFGTPAEEGGPNGSAKSSYVKAGLFKDIDAALMIHPSGKTATTSPSLAVDPLDFHFYGKTAHAAASPEEGINALDAVIQLYNSINALRQQLPSDVKIHGVITEGGKAPNIIPDYAAARFFIRAATRKRCAEVTEKVKNIAQGAALATGTKVKIHQFQNEIDELLVTKTYNDIVAEELELLGEEVNRKERLGIGSTDAGNVSQVVPTIHPYIKIGPDDLIAHTNEFRKAARSELGDKALITSAKALANTAYRLITEEGLLERVKGEFREAQKNQG